One stretch of Bacteroidales bacterium DNA includes these proteins:
- a CDS encoding type II toxin-antitoxin system HicB family antitoxin: protein MNPLTFEIERDGNEFHTWCPELPGCHTHGKTVKQAIENLKEAVQLYLEVLIFYKYFAALPLDNDTAMKIELNFKKVQRTTNFVERLYKDWSIGAEHRNSKPEM from the coding sequence ATGAATCCACTAACATTTGAAATTGAACGTGATGGTAATGAATTTCACACCTGGTGCCCTGAATTGCCCGGTTGTCATACACACGGGAAAACAGTTAAGCAGGCTATTGAAAACCTGAAAGAAGCGGTGCAGCTTTACCTCGAAGTTCTGATATTTTACAAATATTTCGCGGCGCTGCCGCTTGACAATGATACAGCAATGAAAATTGAATTGAACTTCAAAAAGGTGCAGCGCACCACAAACTTTGTAGAAAGGCTGTACAAAGATTGGAGCATAGGTGCGGAGCACCGTAATAGTAAACCGGAAATGTAA
- a CDS encoding ORF6N domain-containing protein — MQLQQIQQRIYEVRSQKVMLDFHLAEMYETETKRLKEAVRRNIERFPVDFMFELTRQEYDTLRTQFATSKRGGTRYMPFAFTEQGVAMLASVLNSSKAIEVNIQIVRAFVFMRKYALTHHDLTLKLMELEKQYDQKFDDVYQALRYLLEKDKQKNEQNNRKRIGYK; from the coding sequence ATGCAGCTTCAGCAGATACAACAGCGAATTTATGAGGTTAGGTCGCAAAAGGTCATGCTTGATTTCCATCTGGCCGAAATGTATGAAACCGAAACCAAAAGGCTCAAAGAAGCCGTCAGAAGGAATATTGAGCGATTCCCGGTTGACTTTATGTTTGAACTAACCAGGCAGGAATATGATACTTTGAGGACGCAATTTGCGACCTCAAAGCGCGGAGGTACCCGTTACATGCCATTTGCTTTTACTGAACAGGGCGTTGCCATGCTTGCCAGTGTGCTTAATAGCTCCAAAGCAATTGAAGTGAACATCCAGATTGTGAGGGCTTTTGTGTTTATGCGAAAATATGCCCTCACCCATCACGACCTAACACTAAAACTGATGGAATTGGAAAAGCAATACGACCAAAAATTTGATGATGTTTACCAGGCGCTTCGATATCTATTAGAAAAAGACAAACAGAAAAATGAACAGAACAACCGAAAAAGAATCGGTTACAAATAA
- a CDS encoding T9SS type A sorting domain-containing protein yields MPGDIIGIFTPDGLCAGQVEVTQPGEGLALVAFGNEEISSEKEGFDYGEMFQFKVYRQSTGEELLMEVDFNPALPNMANFSPHGLSAAKSLKLQALGVSELADNQINIYPNPTTGIFNLSMSVGPEKTQIQLLDARGQAIKIYEFDKKPNGHWQSFDLSHLPKGVYFLKIANSEFMSFKKLVLQ; encoded by the coding sequence ATGCCTGGCGATATAATCGGCATTTTCACTCCCGACGGGCTTTGCGCCGGACAGGTTGAAGTAACGCAACCAGGTGAAGGACTGGCTTTGGTTGCTTTTGGCAATGAAGAAATTTCTTCTGAAAAAGAGGGCTTTGATTACGGTGAAATGTTCCAGTTTAAAGTTTACCGGCAGTCCACCGGGGAAGAGTTGCTCATGGAAGTGGATTTTAATCCCGCACTCCCAAACATGGCCAACTTTTCACCTCACGGATTGTCGGCTGCCAAAAGCCTGAAACTGCAAGCGCTTGGCGTAAGTGAATTAGCAGACAATCAGATCAACATTTACCCTAATCCTACAACCGGCATTTTCAATTTGAGCATGAGCGTTGGGCCGGAAAAAACCCAAATCCAACTGCTCGATGCCAGAGGGCAAGCCATCAAAATCTATGAATTTGACAAAAAACCAAACGGCCACTGGCAAAGCTTTGATCTTTCACACTTGCCGAAGGGGGTTTATTTCCTAAAAATAGCAAACAGCGAATTTATGAGCTTTAAAAAACTGGTATTGCAGTAA